The following is a genomic window from Spirosoma foliorum.
TCCATTGAAACTGATATAAAACAGAGCACACCATTCAAAACACCTTACCACCGGGTGATGGTAAATCTGATCTTTACCAGCAACTGGATGGCGGCTAGCCAGATGCAGATGTTGAAGCCATTTGGGCTGACATTGCAGCAGTATAACGTGCTGCGAATTTTGCGTGGCCAATACCCTGATCCTGTTAAAGTCAGTGATATTACCGAGCGCATGCTCGATAAAATGTCGAATGCGTCAAGATTGGTGGATAAACTATTGGCCAAGAAACTTGTCTTACGCACCGAATGCC
Proteins encoded in this region:
- a CDS encoding MarR family winged helix-turn-helix transcriptional regulator — protein: MSIETDIKQSTPFKTPYHRVMVNLIFTSNWMAASQMQMLKPFGLTLQQYNVLRILRGQYPDPVKVSDITERMLDKMSNASRLVDKLLAKKLVLRTECPSDRRAVDVVITDKGLALLNQLDVYQTEWSDKQRSKLTEEEAIYLSQLLDRIRS